The Syngnathus typhle isolate RoL2023-S1 ecotype Sweden linkage group LG14, RoL_Styp_1.0, whole genome shotgun sequence genome segment caccactgcaGCATCGGCTACAAGGGGGGTGGATGATTAAACAGTTAGTGGAAGAGACGGACAGTGGATGAGAGGGAAGCCAAAACGTGCAGATGGAGAAACGCTTTGTGTCTTGGTTCTTGTCGGTGATGAAAGAATGGAAAAGGGGTTTTGAGGGTTCACAGGACAGAGGAGAGGCGAAGCTTCAGATGTAGGTGACGGCACCTTTGCAGTTCTTCTCCATGGTGATTTCCACATAGGTGGTGGGCACGTAGCCCTCTTGCCCGCTCTGCTTCCTCGCCCGTGTCCATCCGTCGCCTTTGTCTTCCTCGATGATGTATAAAACCTGCAGGAAAACATACAGGACAGGTCggtgggttttctttttttctttgtttttttttaaacacaattaCAATAGTTAAGAAGTGTTAGAATGCTGACATTAAAATGGGAGAAAATAAGGGCACCTCACCTCATCTTCAGCCATTACCAGGGTTCCCTCATTCTgacctaaaataaaaaaataaacgcaGCCATAAAGCAAGGTATTTTTAGTCGTTCTTGCATACCGCACATTTTACAGCGTGCAGCATAAACTGCTATGACATTAACCGTATATAAATAAAAGCAACACATGCAGGTGCTACCTCAATTGTTGTAGGCGCATAAATATGGCCGCACGTCAACCTCCCGATTTCCAAAGGCAATGTAGCGAAAGCTTGAGTGTCACGAGGAATCCGAGCTCACCGTCAAAAGAGTACAAAGCTTTGCAGTGTCCGATGACGGGCAGCGGGTCGTCGTCATCAAATTCGTCGTCAAACTCGTGTGGGTCGCCGCTGGGGTGCACGGGACCGGTGCGTTGATGGGGCGTGTGCTGCTCCTGGGCGGCATCTTCCGTGTAACTGCCTTCAGGGCTGCGACAAACAGAGCAAATGTTGCGATTGGACTCTGCGGCTCTGGCAAATGCAATGAGTTCATTTCCACGTTACCTCTCTCTGCCTTGGGGGGTGGGATGGTGGTTGTCGGCGCTATGTCTCCTGTCCTTGGAGGCCTGCTTGGCCTCCACCTCGGCCAACCAAGCCTGCCGTTGGAGCGAGACAGGAGAGTCAAGTCAGCGTTTTCAGAGAACCAGCAACATCCTGTCGTTTGTGGCCAGGAGATGGCGCTTGTTCTTTTCTCACCTCATGTTTGTGAATTTCCGAGCGGAGCTTTTCCATGTTGAATATGGTCTCGGATATTTTGGGCTGCAAGCTGTTGGGGTCGCCCATCGGTGGAGTTTTCTCATACACGTCTTTCATTTTGTTCAGGGCGTCCCTGGCAGAGGCAAAAAGCAAAGTGGCCATGTAATAGACTAAGATACAACACAACTTGAGCACGTCCTCAGTACCTCTGATCCATCTCAATTTGGAGCTTGTTGTTGAGCTCATCAATTTTCTGCTGCAAGCGCTTCCTCCTCTGCTCGGGGGGCAAGTGGCTGAAGTCCTCCACCGATGGAGCCTGGAGCAAAATGTAACAATGTTCACGTTCCACTTTGTTCTGTGGGAATGGGAACTAGTTCAAAtgggaattttcttttttttttttccccctacatTGTCATCTGTTGGCTACAATCGGGACACCTACAATACATAGCGCGGACACGGCAAGATGTCTCTCTTTCCTACTGTAAACAACATACGTCCACTTACCAGCTTGACGGACCACTGGGATGTAACACACGAGCGATTCCAGAAAGGCAAGCAGACGACATAATAAATACGATGCTGGTTAGTCGAACGCCTATGGCTAACAGTCGATTGGTTCCAACCTCGCCAATCCACACTTTAGtttgtaaaattatttttgatttATGTTTCTTGTCATAAACTCATTTACTGGGGTTCGTCACTTAATATGAATGTGTAGGCTATGTAAGACTAGTAATAATAGAAATATGTCAAAGTATTTCCAAGTGTTCAAGTGAGAGCTGCAAATGTGAGGTGCAAAAGGCAAACGTGGCTCGATTGCTTGCCGCACATTTGCGAGAGTGCTCTCGCCTTTGTGTCACCCCACAGCAAACTCGGCAAGACCACCAAGATCATCAAACATTCAATGTCGGCGACATTAGCACCGCAAGCCAAACGCCAAAATCACCAGAACTCCTTTCCGGCGTGATTGTGGGAGAAATCTGCCATTTTGTAATTGCGACACAGATGTGTCAGGAACTAGAACAGCCCAAAGTGGAGACGAGCGGAGAGGCAGGCAAGGTGTTTGCAAGTCTCCGAAAACGACAATTTTGAGAGAGCAGACCAATGAGGCGAGCTGCCCATTTGACTCAGCagccatctttttttaattgaaagcaTTTTCATGACCTGCAGACACCCTGGAAAAAAGCACGCTTCAATCATCAAGGCGACATGATCCGCCTGGCACAAGCGTCAACGGCACACGGCTACTTCCTGGCTCACCCCTCTTCTGAGACCCTTCAAGTTCTGGGGGATTCTGGGGACTGTGGTCTTTATGTCAGACAGATACTGGTTCACTCGTTCAGCACTGAACCGATTGGGAGTCAATTGCGAGCTCGGCCGTGGCCAGGAGGAGGACAAAGGAGGTGGAGGGGGCGAGGAAGAAGGGGACTGGGGGGGAGCGGGAAGAAAGCATAAAAGCGTCAGTCAGGACGGAACTTTTGTCAATCGGACGGGCTCGAAAAACAACCTCAACTAAGGTCAACAATTAGCCATAAAAACGTCAGAGCCCAAAAAGACGAAGTCATCAGCTAGCTACGTGCAAGAAAATAAAGTAAGGCCTAATCGTGGACGGATTACTGCCACCAAGGTTCCTGCAAGGCATCGACAATGCAGAGATAATAATTAACCAACGTTGCCCTCGTGAAGAAGAAGGGCAAGGTCCATGAGCGTAGCAAAATctgagacaaaaacaaatgtcaagCTAAGCAAATGTGCAACGACGTCACGTGGGCTGGCAAATCAGAATACAAATTTGAAACAAACTTGCAGATAAACAACCTGTACGTTTTGTGCTGCTGCTTAATGACATGGAGGAGACAACAAATGCTCCACCAGAAGGGGGCGCCGCGCCACGCCACGTACCTTTGGTTTCTTCCCAAAGAGCCAGAGTTTGTTCTTGGCTTTGCTGATTGAGTGTTTTGGGTCCGGTCGCGGCCCGGGGGCGCCGTCTCGCTCTCCTTTGGGCGTGTTGCTGCTGATGGCCCCCTCGGAGCCGGTTCGACTGAGATTCTGACTGTAGTCTTCAAAGGGGAAGTCGCCCGGAGGCTCAAAACCAGACTTGAAGGACTCCACGACGATGCCGGAATCCTGGAGCGAGGGCAGAAAAACAAAGGTCAATCAGACAGCAAGCAGAGATTCTCCATCTTGCTTTTTTCCTTCTACACACCCTTCGCTCATCAACAGCTTTGGCTGCCGTAACCATTCCTTCTAAGCACTTGGAGATGATGGGAATGACTCTTCGTTCCGCTTCTGCAAAGGTTCGGTACGTCTCGCCGAGCTTCACCGTTCGCCGCTCATCCATCGCTTGCAGATTCTGCGAGACAAGCGCAGGCGTGTGGATTTCGACCAATCAATTGTCAAAGCGATGACGGTTAGTGAAGAGGCAAGTGCTGAATGTACGAGCCTGGCTCAAAATACATTTCCATCGCTCGCCGGTGTCAGCCGAATAACGTTTGGGTTACCTTGAAGATGTGTGGGATGGCATTGTTAAAATGTTTCCACTGCTCGGCGTTGAAGTTCTGCAGTTGGGCAGCGTACTCGTTTTTGCTCTCGTCGACCGTGTGAGTGCGCAGGTTATATTGCGCTTTGGCCTGAAAGCAAACAGCAGAGGAATCAGCAAATGGGAAAAGTCAATATTTTTATTGTTAATGCAGATGGAAGGCACATTGGCACAGTTTGGAGGCTGTCAGTTACCTTCTCAACTTCGGATTTtgtggcattgatgtcgttgtCTAACCTCTCAAAATTGATTTGGGATTTCTCTGCTTCCTTGCATTCTCTTTCAAACTTCTTCTTACTCTgttgagcaaaaacaaaatagcaACGCATTATCCATGGCAAGAGGATCTGAAATAAATGTCTGGTTGTAAAATATAAATTTagtgacaattaaaaaaaagccaccaAAACGTGCGGGCTAATCTTAAACGagccacagaaaaaaataaaaatgtgaatggGACGGATATGGTCGACTTCCTGACAGGCCATCTGGGTCACATTAGTAGAGAAGCAAATAGTTGAATAGCGGAGACATGACGAGCAGATGATGAGTCAAGCCTCACAGCTACCCACCCAAATAGACACTTGACTAGTCACTGTACTATCAAAGAACTCACAATGAGCATTTGATGCCGGTAGTTGCGCCACATTGTGTCATGATTTTGCAAATTGCTAGCTTGGTTGCACTAATGGGGTACGTCCAACCAAATGACCTCAGAAATGAGCAAATGGAATCGCTGCGGGCGATTTTCAAAGCCAAGAGGACGTTTGCCAAGTGCGGCACATGGGCCTGCGACTGTGTCATTGCCGTCGCTCCCAACGGCCAGCCAAAGCTGCGTTTCTTCTCTCAACAAAAATAAGTCAAATAAAGAATATAAGAACCATATGACCTAGAGTAACCTTTGAAATATGaaagaagagaaaatgaaaggaggaaaaaaaaacattcccctcCTCCTTTTACTTACGTTGTCCATCTGTTTCCAGCAGTGATCCAAATACTGCTGGGCCTTCCTGCCCTCCTGCAGATGCTgcgctcacacacgcacacaaacagacacacacaaacaaccacaaacagacacaaacacacagacacagccaCGATAGCAACACAACACAATGTTTAAaccaaaaaacaattaacacataacacaaacaAGAAAACATTGCTATCCACAACAGCGAGGAAAAGTGCCGCACCACAACTTAGCAGGGGCCaacttgtgtgtcttgacatgtgaagagattgacaataaagctgactttgacaaaTGACATAGCGGAGTACGTGAAAATGAAAGTAAGCTAGCATGTGAGCCCGTTTAGCGATGTAGTGTATTTCTCCAAGAATAGTTGTGCATAATACTACTCCGGCCGACAACttgatggggggaaaaagaacaacaacacgTCTGCCTCTTATTTGGGGTCTCGTCCCATCTCCACGTTTGGAAAGTGGCTTAAGTATTCCGCTGAGAGAAGGGAATGTTCTTCCAAAGAATGTGAAGCGTTtacagcagcggcggcagctcAGGGGAGGAAACAAAGGCAGATGTTTGACATGACGCTCAACATACACATCCTCTCGTCAAACTCCAAACAAACGTGCACGCAGAAACATTGTCGGGGCAAGCGTGGGCACTTTTCTTGCTGTCACGGCGTGACCAAAACATGCTCACCAGTTTTCTCTCGGTTTTCAGGTCCTGGCTGTATCTAATGAGCGTTCCGTAGACCTTGTGGCCCATCTCCTCGGCCACCACCTCCCTCTGGCCTGCATAGTCATTCAGCTCGTTCAGGATGTCATAAAAGGACAGACATGACGTGAACCTGCAAGATGGGGCACCATTTGTTCCTGCCataagcaaagtgacagattttGGCAGACTCACCTGGGTTCCTCCTCTTTGGAGCGCTTTGGCCAATATTTCTTGACCAAGTTCCTGATACAGAAGAGAGACAAGTCATGGCTTAGATACGCTCAAAGATGGACACTgccttctttgtgtgtgtttgcacctcAGCTGCTTAGCATAATTTTGCTCAATTTCCAACCGTTCCTTGACAAACTTGGCGTAACGCTCCAGGAAGTCGATCCCCCATTGAGTGTGCTTGTCCAGATTATCGAACTGGTcctgttgacaaaaaaaaaaaaatgaacacacaAATTCAGTATCACTGCTTGTAGCCCAGTTCACAAGTACGTCGCCGTGACGGGAAGCGGATGAGCCATGCAGACATCCCGCGTGCATTCCAGGGGACGCGGCAACCTTAATGGGCACAAAATACGCTGGCAGGACAAAAGGACTCATTAGCCGCTCCTGCATTCCAGGGCAGACACACAAACGCAGCTTGTCTTCCCTCTTCCATGACATTCCTGGGAAAGGCCTGATTTCTGAAGAACCAAGAATCGTTGCGCATCCCCCAATACCTCAGCTCATgcgtgaaaaatggcaaatatcgAAATGTGTTTCGCTTTCTCACAAACGTGTAAATTTTCTTCACCTTTGCTAGCTGGAAGAGGAAACGTGAGCGTCATGCTGGCTTGTCAGCTTTCATAGCAACCCGAGCCGTCTGCTGTCACGCCGCACGTCCACAACCTGACGGACCGGTTTGTCTGACAACATGGTAAATTCTGGATCGAGCTACCCCAGCTGTGATACGTCAATCTAAAATTAAGCATTGCTCCACATTCATTTGTGCGCAATCATCATAGAACGATAGTTTTTAAAACATCCACTTCCTGTATCCACATTAACAAATGTGCCTTCTTGGCCCACATTTGAGGGAGAAATCTGGAGTTCAGGAAGTAGGCCAAAAAACATCAGTCTGTTTACCTTCCAAACTGCAAACAActatagaaaataaaattcTGTCATATTTTAAGAAGAGGGGAACAtccaaaagtttttttgtttgttttattgtgcCAACATTGACACATGCAGATAACACTCGGATGCCGATGGTCATCACT includes the following:
- the fnbp1l gene encoding formin-binding protein 1-like isoform X1, with the protein product MSWGTELWDQFDNLDKHTQWGIDFLERYAKFVKERLEIEQNYAKQLRNLVKKYWPKRSKEEEPRFTSCLSFYDILNELNDYAGQREVVAEEMGHKVYGTLIRYSQDLKTERKLHLQEGRKAQQYLDHCWKQMDNSKKKFERECKEAEKSQINFERLDNDINATKSEVEKAKAQYNLRTHTVDESKNEYAAQLQNFNAEQWKHFNNAIPHIFKNLQAMDERRTVKLGETYRTFAEAERRVIPIISKCLEGMVTAAKAVDERRDSGIVVESFKSGFEPPGDFPFEDYSQNLSRTGSEGAISSNTPKGERDGAPGPRPDPKHSISKAKNKLWLFGKKPKSPSSSPPPPPLSSSWPRPSSQLTPNRFSAERVNQYLSDIKTTVPRIPQNLKGLRRGAPSVEDFSHLPPEQRRKRLQQKIDELNNKLQIEMDQRDALNKMKDVYEKTPPMGDPNSLQPKISETIFNMEKLRSEIHKHEAWLAEVEAKQASKDRRHSADNHHPTPQGRESPEGSYTEDAAQEQHTPHQRTGPVHPSGDPHEFDDEFDDDDPLPVIGHCKALYSFDGQNEGTLVMAEDEVLYIIEEDKGDGWTRARKQSGQEGYVPTTYVEITMEKNCKAIRQRAGLSCILSTALVFFSSPAWRLDILTVR
- the fnbp1l gene encoding formin-binding protein 1-like isoform X2, with amino-acid sequence MSWGTELWDQFDNLDKHTQWGIDFLERYAKFVKERLEIEQNYAKQLRNLVKKYWPKRSKEEEPRFTSCLSFYDILNELNDYAGQREVVAEEMGHKVYGTLIRYSQDLKTERKLHLQEGRKAQQYLDHCWKQMDNSKKKFERECKEAEKSQINFERLDNDINATKSEVEKAKAQYNLRTHTVDESKNEYAAQLQNFNAEQWKHFNNAIPHIFKNLQAMDERRTVKLGETYRTFAEAERRVIPIISKCLEGMVTAAKAVDERRDSGIVVESFKSGFEPPGDFPFEDYSQNLSRTGSEGAISSNTPKGERDGAPGPRPDPKHSISKAKNKLWLFGKKPKSPSSSPPPPPLSSSWPRPSSQLTPNRFSAERVNQYLSDIKTTVPRIPQNLKGLRRGAPSVEDFSHLPPEQRRKRLQQKIDELNNKLQIEMDQRDALNKMKDVYEKTPPMGDPNSLQPKISETIFNMEKLRSEIHKHEAWLAEVEAKQASKDRRHSADNHHPTPQGRESPEGSYTEDAAQEQHTPHQRTGPVHPSGDPHEFDDEFDDDDPLPVIGHCKALYSFDGQNEGTLVMAEDEVLYIIEEDKGDGWTRARKQSGQEGYVPTTYVEITMEKNCKGAVTYI
- the fnbp1l gene encoding formin-binding protein 1-like isoform X5 yields the protein MSWGTELWDQFDNLDKHTQWGIDFLERYAKFVKERLEIEQNYAKQLRNLVKKYWPKRSKEEEPRFTSCLSFYDILNELNDYAGQREVVAEEMGHKVYGTLIRYSQDLKTERKLHLQEGRKAQQYLDHCWKQMDNSKKKFERECKEAEKSQINFERLDNDINATKSEVEKAKAQYNLRTHTVDESKNEYAAQLQNFNAEQWKHFNNAIPHIFKNLQAMDERRTVKLGETYRTFAEAERRVIPIISKCLEGMVTAAKAVDERRDSGIVVESFKSGFEPPGDFPFEDYSQNLSRTGSEGAISSNTPKGERDGAPGPRPDPKHSISKAKNKLWLFGKKPKAPSVEDFSHLPPEQRRKRLQQKIDELNNKLQIEMDQRDALNKMKDVYEKTPPMGDPNSLQPKISETIFNMEKLRSEIHKHEAWLAEVEAKQASKDRRHSADNHHPTPQGRESPEGSYTEDAAQEQHTPHQRTGPVHPSGDPHEFDDEFDDDDPLPVIGHCKALYSFDGQNEGTLVMAEDEVLYIIEEDKGDGWTRARKQSGQEGYVPTTYVEITMEKNCKGAVTYI
- the fnbp1l gene encoding formin-binding protein 1-like isoform X3 gives rise to the protein MSWGTELWDQFDNLDKHTQWGIDFLERYAKFVKERLEIEQNYAKQLRNLVKKYWPKRSKEEEPRFTSCLSFYDILNELNDYAGQREVVAEEMGHKVYGTLIRYSQDLKTERKLHLQEGRKAQQYLDHCWKQMDNSKKKFERECKEAEKSQINFERLDNDINATKSEVEKAKAQYNLRTHTVDESKNEYAAQLQNFNAEQWKHFNNAIPHIFKNLQAMDERRTVKLGETYRTFAEAERRVIPIISKCLEGMVTAAKAVDERRDSGIVVESFKSGFEPPGDFPFEDYSQNLSRTGSEGAISSNTPKGERDGAPGPRPDPKHSISKAKNKLWLFGKKPKSPSSSPPPPPLSSSWPRPSSQLTPNRFSAERVNQYLSDIKTTVPRIPQNLKGLRRGAPSVEDFSHLPPEQRRKRLQQKIDELNNKLQIEMDQRDALNKMKDVYEKTPPMGDPNSLQPKISETIFNMEKLRSEIHKHEAWLAEVEAKQASKDRRHSADNHHPTPQGRESPEGSYTEDAAQEQHTPHQRTGPVHPSGDPHEFDDEFDDDDPLPVIGHCKALYSFDGQNEGTLVMAEDEVLYIIEEDKGDGWTRARKQSGQEGYVPTTYVEITMEKNCKGS
- the fnbp1l gene encoding formin-binding protein 1-like isoform X4 — protein: MSWGTELWDQFDNLDKHTQWGIDFLERYAKFVKERLEIEQNYAKQLRNLVKKYWPKRSKEEEPRFTSCLSFYDILNELNDYAGQREVVAEEMGHKVYGTLIRYSQDLKTERKLHLQEGRKAQQYLDHCWKQMDNSKKKFERECKEAEKSQINFERLDNDINATKSEVEKAKAQYNLRTHTVDESKNEYAAQLQNFNAEQWKHFNNAIPHIFKNLQAMDERRTVKLGETYRTFAEAERRVIPIISKCLEGMVTAAKAVDERRDSGIVVESFKSGFEPPGDFPFEDYSQNLSRTGSEGAISSNTPKGERDGAPGPRPDPKHSISKAKNKLWLFGKKPKAPSVEDFSHLPPEQRRKRLQQKIDELNNKLQIEMDQRDALNKMKDVYEKTPPMGDPNSLQPKISETIFNMEKLRSEIHKHEAWLAEVEAKQASKDRRHSADNHHPTPQGRESPEGSYTEDAAQEQHTPHQRTGPVHPSGDPHEFDDEFDDDDPLPVIGHCKALYSFDGQNEGTLVMAEDEVLYIIEEDKGDGWTRARKQSGQEGYVPTTYVEITMEKNCKAIRQRAGLSCILSTALVFFSSPAWRLDILTVR